In Nitrosococcus halophilus Nc 4, the genomic stretch CTGGCCGACTAGTTTTCATTTCCTTCGATCCTTGGCAGGGGAATAGTCCATGGAACTCTTTGAGCAGTTGGGGTTGGCCCTGGCATTGGGATTGCTGGTGGGGTTGGAGCGGGGGTGGCAGGAACGCCATGCGGAAGAGGGGACCCGAATCGCTGGGCTCCGCACCTTTGGATTAATTAGCCTGCTGGGGGGGTTGTGTGCCCTTTTAGCTGAGCAAGTAGGGTCTATTTTGCTGGGGTTTACCTTTTTAGCCTTTGCTTTATTAGTGTTTGTTTCCTACTTTGACAGTGTCAGGCGAAGCGGGGATCGGGGGATGACCACAGTGGTGGCCACTTTGGTGACCTTCGCCCTAGGCGCCTTGACTGTGATGGGCTATGAGACCGTCGCGGCAGCAGTGGCTGTAGTGGTCACTATACTCTTAGGCCTTAAGCCCGTTTTGCATGGTTGGGTAGCGCGGCTGCGCCAGGAAGAACTGTATGCCGTTTATAAACTTTTGTTGATCTCTGTGGTGTTGTTGCCGGTATTGCCCAATCAAGGATTTGGCCCTTGGCAAACCCTCAATCCTTATGAAATTTGGTGGATGGTGGTTTTGATTGCCGGCGTTTCTTTTATCGGTTACTTTGCTGTCCGCATTGGGGGAGCCGGCCGGGGGGTACTGGTGACTGCCTTGTCTGCCGGGTTGGTTTCTTCCACTGCTTTGACCTTGAACTTTTCCCGGGTCGCTCGCGCAAATCCCCAGGGCCAGCGTTTACTGGGGGCGGGGATCGCGTTTGCCGCCGCGACCATGTTTCCGCGGCTCCTGCTGGTGGTGGGCATTATCTACCCCCCGGTGGTCTTTTACTTACTCTTCCCTGTTGGCTTGATGGGGGCCATCGTCTTTGGAGGGGGATATTGGCTTTGGCGGGGCGCTAAACGCCAGACGACTCCCCATGTTACATTGGAAAATCCCTGTGATTTGGGGATGGCGGTGAAATTTGGTGGTTTGTTGGCCTTGGTGATGTTGGCTTCACGGGCCTTGAAGGAATGGTTTGGAGATATTGGACTGTATGTGGTGGCTGGAATCTCAGGTATCAGTGATGTGGATGCGATATCCTTGACCTTGGCCCGAATGGCTCAAGATGAGGCCGAGGCCCTAACGGTTGCCGCCATAGGAATTTTCTTGGCCGCCATGGTGAACACCTTGGTGAAAGGTGGGCTTGCTTGGGGGATAGGAGGGGCTCGTTTTGGGTTGCCTATTTTGGGGATTTTTTTGCTCTCAGTGGTGATGGGAGGCAGCAGCCTGTTGCTTTGGGGTGGCAATATCCCTGGGCTAGAGCAAGTCTAATACCCCCGCAGCTCGAAATAAGATAACCAATGTTTTGGCATCTTTAATCTGCCCGCTATAGGCCCACTTTAGGGCCTGAGTAAGGGGAAGCCAATGAACTTCCAGATACTCCTCAGGCTGAGGGGCGGAAGAGGTGAAAGTCAACTGTTGAGCGAGATAAAGGTGCAAGATCTCATCGCAAAAGCCTGGGGTGCTATAAATAGCGCCGAGTTCGCGCCAATGACTGGCTAGGACCCCGGCTTCTTCTTCAAGTTCCCGCTGGGCGGCGGTGAATGGAGCTTCGCCAGGGTCCAGCTTACCTGCAGGGACTTCCCAGATAAAACCGCCGGCGGCATGTCGATATTGGCGGAGAAGGCAGATTTGATGTTTGTCATCGATAGCCGCCACTACCGCGCCACCGGGGTGGCGGACGATCTCCAAGCTGATTTGCCGGCCATTGGGTAATGTGACCTTCTCAAGGCCAAGATCGACAATACGACCATGGTAGAGGGGGGTACGTTGGTTGGGCACGGGGTTAAATTCCTATGGAGTTCCATCTAAATGGGAACCGCTATAAATTCTCCAAAATCAGGGTAGTCTGAATATTAACCTGGATACCATTACCGAATCGACAACTTATGACCGATTTGACGACCTATCTGGCTTTGGGAGCCCTAGTGGGGACCTTGGCGGGTTTGCTTGGAATCGGGGGCGGATTGGTGATTGTGGCCGTCCTAGTACATGTGTTCTCGGCCCAGGGGATTAGCGACGAGCTTAGTATGCACATGGCTATTGGCACCTCCCAGGCCACTATTGTGCTTACCTCAATGGCTGCGATCTGGGCTCATCATCGGCGGGAGGGTGTGCTGTGGCTCATCATGGCAGCAATGGCGCCGGGGATTATGCTAGGCGCACTGTTGGGTGCAGTCATTGCGGATGCCCTTTCTGGGCAAGTCCTTAAAGGGTTATTCGGTGGTTTTGCTCTGTTAATTGCGTGGCAAATGGGGATTGGATTTCGCCTAACAGCAGCCCATCCCCTACCGCAACGTTGGATTCTGGCATTAGTCGGTGTGGCCATCGGGGGAGTCTCCGCACTCTTTGGAATTGGGGGGGGGAGTTTTACGGTACCCTATCTTTCTTGGCATGGCATTCCCATGCGGAATGCGGTGGGGACGGCAAGTGCTTGTGGTTTTCCCCTCGCCATCGGTGGCACTTGCGGGTTCGTCTGGATGGGATGGGATAAGTTAGGGTTGCCTGCTTGGAGCAGTGGTTATGTCTATTGGCCAGCCGCTGTGGGTATCGTGGCGACTAGTATGTTATTTGCCCCCCTAGGGGCAAGGCTTGCCCATAGGTTGGCTTCGATAACTTTAAAGAGGGTGTTTGCCATTTTTCTTGGATACCTAGGCCTAAATATGTTGCTTGAGCTGATGGGAGCCACTTTTTTGCTCAGTGGGCGGTGAAATTGGGGAAGTCTCGCGACCTTTCCCATCCTGTTGAGTGGAAATCGGGGCGAGGTTATGCAAGAACTGCTGGGTAATGGCAGGCCAGGTGAACTTTTCTGCATAGGCCCTGCACCGGTGAGGATCTAGAGACAGGGCAGACAGGGCGGCGGCGGCTAGATCTTCGTTGAGATAGCCGGTCTCGCCGTTGATAACGACATCAATGGGGCCGGGAACGGGGTAGGCTGCCACGGGAACGCCGCAGGCCATGGCTTCCAGCATGACCAGGCCGAAAGTGTCAGTATGGCTGGGAAAGACAAGAACATCGGCAGCGGCAAAATGGGAAGCGAGTTCTTCTCCTTTTTTGACCCCTGTGAACACCACTTCTGGATATTCTTTACTGAGCTTATCGAGTTGGGGGCCATCCCCTACCACGATTTTGGTTCCTGGTAGTTGCAATCTTAAAAAGGCACGGATGTTTTTCTCTACCGCGACCCGCCCCACATACATAAAGAGGGGGCGGGGTTGTTTGAGAAAGTTTTTATCCCGGGGGTAAAACAAGTGGGTATCAACAGCCCGTGGCCATAGCACTAGGTTTTTGAATCCTTTGGATGAAAGCTCTTTTTGGAGGGAATGAGTGGCGACCATTGTGCGGGCGCTAGCCCCATGAAACCAACGTAGATAACGGTAACCTACCCCTAGGGGAAGACCGGTGCGTAATTTAATATATTCTGGAAAGCGAGTGTGGAAGGAGGTGGTAAAGGGGTGACCATGGCGGAGGCACCATTTTCGGGCTGCTAAGCCTAAAGGGCCTTCGGTGGCAATATGGATGGCTTGCGGTTGCAGTTCTTCAATTAAATGGGACAGTTTGCTGTTTGTATTGAGGGCTAAAGAGATTTCAGGATAGGTGGGGCAGGGGATGGTTCGGAATCGATCGGGACCGATGACAAATGTGGGGTGTCCTGCCTTTTCAAGTTCGTTTTGTGTTCGGGAAAGAGTGGTGACCACCCCATTAGTTTGGGGGCGCCAAGCGTCGCTTACAATTAGTATCCGCACCGAGATCCTCGCTCACTAGAAAAATAATCTCGGTTCCGACTTTAGGGGAAAAGTGTGACTAGGCGGTTAATTTTTGATGAATTTTTTGTGATCAACCCAGGCAAAAGCGGTTCTGTCCCTGAGAAGCGCCCTTGGTTATAAAACCACTGTTTGGTAGATTATATTTTTGTGAGGTATTTAGCTTTATTTGTTGGTTTAAAGCGTACTTAAGCAGGATCTCACAAGGGCGAACCAAGAATGGCTGCAAATCACCGGGATGGGTATTCATTGTGGGGTAAGGCTTGGCTTGTCCATGCGAGCAGGCGGTTGACAGTGTATTTGTCAGTCGCAACCTTCAATTGCTCTGGTGCAGTATGTGCGCTAGTTCCTTCAAGCAACACGCGACCGTTTTCCCCCTCCCCTTCGGTTTTTTAGAGACTATACTGAGGGTACAGGCTCCCGCTTTCGTGCGAGGGGATCTTTCACGATTGCTGATGTTCTCGAAAAAGAGTTTAGAACAGCAATCGTACCTTGAAACTCAAAAACAACTCCTTGATTTGTCAAGTTCTTTAGCATTTTTGCGGGCGGAGACTTGGAACTCTGGGGGGGACTATTGTGTCTTTACTTTAGCGGTTGTTGTGGTGCCCTAATTGGTATTTCCGGCGAGGAGGTGCAGTGTGGTCGATACAAAAAACGGATTTACTGAGATTATTAAAAAAGACCGAGCAAAGCGTGAACGTCAGGAATGGCGTGGGACGTTTATTGATTATTTAGAAAAAGTCAAAAAGGACCCTAATATTGCGAGGTTAGCCCATTCTCGGGTTTATGACATGGTCATGCGGGAAGGGGCGGAGGACATCCATGCTTCGGGTGATCCTCATGTCAAACGCCTCTATGGCGATGAGCCAGTGAAAGTGTATGAGTTTTTCAAGGACGAGTTCTTTGGTATCGAGCGGACCTTAGCTCAACTGGTACGTTATTTCCATTCTGCGTCCCTGCATGGGGAGGAAAGTCGTCAGGTGCTCTATCTGATGGGGCCTGTGGGAGCCGGCAAGAGCTCTCTTATCGAGCATTTGCACCGGGGGCTGGAGAATGCAGAGCCTATTTATGCTATCGAAGGCTGCCCGATGCGCGAAGAACCCTTGCATCTTCTACCGCGCCATTTACGGAAGGAATTTGAGAAGATGCTTGATGCGCATATCGAGGGGGATTTGTGCCCCGTATGCCGCTTTCGTCTCAAGGAAGAGTTTGATGGCCGTTATGAAGACGTGCCGGTCATCACCGCAGATTTTTCCAAACGAGATCGCCGAGGTATTGGGGTGGTCCCGCCAGTAGATCCTAATAACCAGGATACCTCAGTGCTCATTGGATCAGAAGATATCTCCAAACTAGATGTCTACTCCGAAGGCGATCCTCGGGTATTAGACTTAAATGGGGCTTTCAATGTGGGCAACCGGGGTATGGTGGAATTCATTGAGGTCTTTAAAAACGAGACTGAGTATTTGCATTCTATGATTACGGCTACCCAGGAGAAGTTTGTCCCGGCCCCTGGTCGCCACGGTACCGTCTATGTGGATACCTGTATCGTTGCCCATTCCAATGAAGCCGAGTGGCAGAAATTCAAAGCCGACCATACCAACGAGGCCATTCTCGACCGGATTGTAGTCATTAAGGTTCCTTATAACCTGCGCTTGACAGAGGAAATCAAGATCTATGAGAAGCTTTTGCGCCATTCTGATTTCCGGGCCCATATTGCTCCTCATACGCTCGAATTGGCTTCCATGTTTGCTATTCTTTCCCGATTGGAGCCCACCCCTAAATGTGACTTGATGACCAAACTGCGGCTCTATAATGGCGAGGAGGTTGTAGAGAAAGGAACTACCCTCAAGATCAATGCCAAGGAACTCCAGGAGGCTGCTTCCCGGGAAGGAATGTTTGGCATTTCAACCCGCTTCATTATGAAGGCCCTGGATAATGCGTTGGCGGATAGCGAAGAGGGGATTAACCCCATCAACGTCCGTGAAGCCTTGATCGCAATGGTCAAACAATCGGATCTGGCGGACGATATGCGGAAGCACTATCTGGAATTGCTCCAGGATACCTTACATAAGGTCTATCTTGAGATTCTGGAAAAGGAAATTACTAAAGCTTTTGTCTACTCCTATGAAGAACAAGCAGAGACCTTATTCCAGAATTACTTGGATCATGCTGAGGCTTATGTGAATAAGACCCGGGTTAAGGATCGGGATACGCGGGAAGAATTACAGCCTGACGAGAATTTCCTCAAGTCAGTAGAGGAGCAGATCGCCATTGTGGGCAGTGCTGCCGAAGGTTTTCGGCAGGAAGTGATCGCCTTTCTCTGGGCGGCTACCCGCCGGGGTGAAAAGATAAGTTATCAGTCATACGAGCCGTTGAAGGAGGCCATTGAGAAAAAACTGACCAGTTCGGTGCGGGATTTAAGCCGTATTATCACCAAATCCCGGACCCGGGATGAGGAGCAAACCAAGAAATATGATGATTTGCTCAAAAACCTCCTTGAACGGGGCTACAACGAATACTCGGCAGAGGTGGTGCTGAAATATGCCGCCAACAACCTGTGGAAGGATTAAGGGGGGAGATTGAGTATAGCAATGTCTGAACTGTGTACAGAATATGCCTGAGCGATGAATGTTATGACTACAGTGTTCCGTCCTTATTCTCAGTCTGATGCTTTGCGTTCGGACCGTAGTGCCAGAGACCGGTTGCGGCACCGGCAGAAGGTGCGAAAAGCCATCCGTGATAATGTAGCTGATATTGTGGCTGAGGAGTCCATTATTGGTCAAAGCCGTGATCGTATTGTCAAAGTTCCTATTCGAGGGATTCGGGAATACCGTTTCGTTTACGGACGGAATACGCCGGGAGTAGGCACAGGTGAGGGAGATTCGGAGCCCGGCCAAACAGTTGGCCAAGCGTCTCAGGGGGATGGAGGGCCGGGCCATGCCGGTGACCGTCCAGGCATGGATTATTATGAGACTGAGATCACTCTAGAAGAGTTGATCGAGATCATGTTCGAGGACCTAGAACTGCCGGACATGGAGCGTAAGCGTTTCCGTGAGGTGTTGTCGGAGCGCACCAGCAAGCGAAAAGGCTTCCGCCGTGTGGGCGTTCGGGTCCATATGGATAAACGGCGCACAGCCAGGGCTCGGATTAGACGGCGCCTGGCAAGTAATAAGGCCAGTGAAATTAGCGAGCTAGAACGGCGTTTCCCCTTCCATCGTGATGATATGCGCTATCACCGGCTACGGGAGGATTTACGCCCCCAGTCGAATGCCGTGGTGCTCTGTATCATGGATACCTCCGGTTCTATGGATACCTTAAAAAAGTACCTGGCGCGCAGCTTCTTCTTTTTGCTCTACCAGTTTGTCCGTTCCCGTTACGCCCATGTGGATGTGGTTTTCATTGCCCATCACACTAAGGCCCGAGAAGTGACGGAGGAGGAGTTTTTTTATAAGGGGGAATCCGGTGGCACTTTTATCTCTTCAGGCTACCACAAGGCTTTAGAGGTTATTCAGAATCGTTACCATCCCTCCCTATGGAATATTTACGCTTTTCATTGCTCAGACGGTGACAATTTTGATAGCGATAACGCTGCAACCCTAAAGGCTGCCGAAGAGCTATGCCAGGCATGTAATTTATTTGGCTACGGCGAAATCAAACCTCGGCCCTCGGGCTTCTATGAGGGGACTATGCTAGATTTATTCCGAAACGTCAGGGCTGATAATTTCCAACCTGTGTTAATCCAGCGCAAGGAAGATATTTGGCCTAGTTTTAGGCAGCTATTATCCCGAGAGCGGGAGAGTAGTGAATATGAGTAAATTTTATTCAATAAAGTGCTGGGGTAGACATTATGGCCAGTCATTGGACGATTAAGGATCTAGAATATTGGGATGCCAAGATTCGTGAAAAAGTCGAGGAATTCGGGCTCTCTTGCTTTCCTCAGGAGTTTGAAGTATGTGACCATGCTCAAATGCTGGGTTATATGGCCTATTCGGGTATGCCTGCCCATTATCCCCATTGGTCCTATGGCAAAGCCTACGAGAAGCTCCAGACCCTTTATGAACATGGGGTGAGCGGACTGCCCTATGAAATGGTCATCAACTCAAATCCTGCTTTAGCCTATTTAGTGCGAGAAAATTCTTTATGTTTGCAAATCCTAACTATTGCCCATGTCTATGGCCATAATGATTTTTTCAAAAATAATTTTACTTTTCGAGATACCCAACCCGAACTAACTCTTTCTAACTTCAAACTCCGCGCTGATCGGGTGCGGGAGTATATTGAAGATCCTTCCATTGGTCTTGATAAAGTAGAGGCAGTGCTTGATGCGGCCCATGCTTTATCCCTACAGTGCCGCAGAAACCAAGCAATACGCAAGCTAAGTCCCGAGGAGCAAAAGGAGCAGGTGTTGGCCGCCGCCCATCCTGCGCCTGATCCCTATGGAGAATTGCATAAACGGCCTGAGTACGTAGAGCCCGATTTGAATCATTTTCCCTTGTTTCCCGAAGAGGATATTTTGCTCTTTATTCGGGATAACAATCCCTATCTTGCTAACTGGGAGCGAGATTTGCTCACTATCGTTCATGAGCAGGCACGTTATTTTATCCCTCAGATAGAAACCAAAATCATGAATGAGGGTTGGGCCAGTTATTGGCATCATAAGATTATGAATAGTTTGGGTTTACCCCAGGATCTATACCTTGAATTCTTAGTTCATCACAATCAGGTGGTGCGTCCCCATCCTGGTGATATTAATCCCTATTATTTAGGTTTTAAAATTTGGCATGATATTTACCGTCGCTGCGAGACCCCCTCTCCAGAAGAAAGGGAGCGCTACGGCGAACCCCAAATGGGAGGGCATGAGAAAATTTTTCAGGTTCGCGAAGTCGATCGGGATACTTCTTTCTTGCGCCGTTTCTTGACCGAGGCGTTGATGCGCGAGATGGATATGTTCGAATACCAGCCTAAGGGAGAAGATCTGGTGATTAGCAAGGTCTCTGACGAGGAA encodes the following:
- a CDS encoding NUDIX hydrolase, whose protein sequence is MPNQRTPLYHGRIVDLGLEKVTLPNGRQISLEIVRHPGGAVVAAIDDKHQICLLRQYRHAAGGFIWEVPAGKLDPGEAPFTAAQRELEEEAGVLASHWRELGAIYSTPGFCDEILHLYLAQQLTFTSSAPQPEEYLEVHWLPLTQALKWAYSGQIKDAKTLVILFRAAGVLDLL
- a CDS encoding MgtC/SapB family protein, which codes for MELFEQLGLALALGLLVGLERGWQERHAEEGTRIAGLRTFGLISLLGGLCALLAEQVGSILLGFTFLAFALLVFVSYFDSVRRSGDRGMTTVVATLVTFALGALTVMGYETVAAAVAVVVTILLGLKPVLHGWVARLRQEELYAVYKLLLISVVLLPVLPNQGFGPWQTLNPYEIWWMVVLIAGVSFIGYFAVRIGGAGRGVLVTALSAGLVSSTALTLNFSRVARANPQGQRLLGAGIAFAAATMFPRLLLVVGIIYPPVVFYLLFPVGLMGAIVFGGGYWLWRGAKRQTTPHVTLENPCDLGMAVKFGGLLALVMLASRALKEWFGDIGLYVVAGISGISDVDAISLTLARMAQDEAEALTVAAIGIFLAAMVNTLVKGGLAWGIGGARFGLPILGIFLLSVVMGGSSLLLWGGNIPGLEQV
- a CDS encoding sulfite exporter TauE/SafE family protein, whose translation is MTDLTTYLALGALVGTLAGLLGIGGGLVIVAVLVHVFSAQGISDELSMHMAIGTSQATIVLTSMAAIWAHHRREGVLWLIMAAMAPGIMLGALLGAVIADALSGQVLKGLFGGFALLIAWQMGIGFRLTAAHPLPQRWILALVGVAIGGVSALFGIGGGSFTVPYLSWHGIPMRNAVGTASACGFPLAIGGTCGFVWMGWDKLGLPAWSSGYVYWPAAVGIVATSMLFAPLGARLAHRLASITLKRVFAIFLGYLGLNMLLELMGATFLLSGR
- a CDS encoding SpoVR family protein, yielding MASHWTIKDLEYWDAKIREKVEEFGLSCFPQEFEVCDHAQMLGYMAYSGMPAHYPHWSYGKAYEKLQTLYEHGVSGLPYEMVINSNPALAYLVRENSLCLQILTIAHVYGHNDFFKNNFTFRDTQPELTLSNFKLRADRVREYIEDPSIGLDKVEAVLDAAHALSLQCRRNQAIRKLSPEEQKEQVLAAAHPAPDPYGELHKRPEYVEPDLNHFPLFPEEDILLFIRDNNPYLANWERDLLTIVHEQARYFIPQIETKIMNEGWASYWHHKIMNSLGLPQDLYLEFLVHHNQVVRPHPGDINPYYLGFKIWHDIYRRCETPSPEERERYGEPQMGGHEKIFQVREVDRDTSFLRRFLTEALMREMDMFEYQPKGEDLVISKVSDEEHWREVKETLLKSVGMGGIPVIRIEDADYGHNRQLYLKHQHDGRDLQAEYAERTLAHLYQLWERDVWLETQLNDRKVRLGYGEDGFVQKTLGRFR
- a CDS encoding serine protein kinase, producing MVDTKNGFTEIIKKDRAKRERQEWRGTFIDYLEKVKKDPNIARLAHSRVYDMVMREGAEDIHASGDPHVKRLYGDEPVKVYEFFKDEFFGIERTLAQLVRYFHSASLHGEESRQVLYLMGPVGAGKSSLIEHLHRGLENAEPIYAIEGCPMREEPLHLLPRHLRKEFEKMLDAHIEGDLCPVCRFRLKEEFDGRYEDVPVITADFSKRDRRGIGVVPPVDPNNQDTSVLIGSEDISKLDVYSEGDPRVLDLNGAFNVGNRGMVEFIEVFKNETEYLHSMITATQEKFVPAPGRHGTVYVDTCIVAHSNEAEWQKFKADHTNEAILDRIVVIKVPYNLRLTEEIKIYEKLLRHSDFRAHIAPHTLELASMFAILSRLEPTPKCDLMTKLRLYNGEEVVEKGTTLKINAKELQEAASREGMFGISTRFIMKALDNALADSEEGINPINVREALIAMVKQSDLADDMRKHYLELLQDTLHKVYLEILEKEITKAFVYSYEEQAETLFQNYLDHAEAYVNKTRVKDRDTREELQPDENFLKSVEEQIAIVGSAAEGFRQEVIAFLWAATRRGEKISYQSYEPLKEAIEKKLTSSVRDLSRIITKSRTRDEEQTKKYDDLLKNLLERGYNEYSAEVVLKYAANNLWKD
- a CDS encoding glycosyltransferase family 4 protein codes for the protein MRILIVSDAWRPQTNGVVTTLSRTQNELEKAGHPTFVIGPDRFRTIPCPTYPEISLALNTNSKLSHLIEELQPQAIHIATEGPLGLAARKWCLRHGHPFTTSFHTRFPEYIKLRTGLPLGVGYRYLRWFHGASARTMVATHSLQKELSSKGFKNLVLWPRAVDTHLFYPRDKNFLKQPRPLFMYVGRVAVEKNIRAFLRLQLPGTKIVVGDGPQLDKLSKEYPEVVFTGVKKGEELASHFAAADVLVFPSHTDTFGLVMLEAMACGVPVAAYPVPGPIDVVINGETGYLNEDLAAAALSALSLDPHRCRAYAEKFTWPAITQQFLHNLAPISTQQDGKGRETSPISPPTEQKSGSHQLKQHI
- a CDS encoding YeaH/YhbH family protein — translated: MTTVFRPYSQSDALRSDRSARDRLRHRQKVRKAIRDNVADIVAEESIIGQSRDRIVKVPIRGIREYRFVYGRNTPGVGTGEGDSEPGQTVGQASQGDGGPGHAGDRPGMDYYETEITLEELIEIMFEDLELPDMERKRFREVLSERTSKRKGFRRVGVRVHMDKRRTARARIRRRLASNKASEISELERRFPFHRDDMRYHRLREDLRPQSNAVVLCIMDTSGSMDTLKKYLARSFFFLLYQFVRSRYAHVDVVFIAHHTKAREVTEEEFFYKGESGGTFISSGYHKALEVIQNRYHPSLWNIYAFHCSDGDNFDSDNAATLKAAEELCQACNLFGYGEIKPRPSGFYEGTMLDLFRNVRADNFQPVLIQRKEDIWPSFRQLLSRERESSEYE